Proteins encoded in a region of the Synechococcus sp. BIOS-U3-1 genome:
- a CDS encoding GTP-binding protein → MSAMNERCRDLLQGWRDKLELNQREQRLLFGALQLLDCQLDRLEQNRLRISVFGRVGVGKSSLVNALIGQQLMATDVAHGCTRQQRAVAWPRPVPGLQTVELVDTPGIDEVDGPARARLAARVALHTDLVLLVLDADITRVELEALETLQTMGKPVLTVLNRSDCWPEDQLPDLLRSIHSRLPAGLPAPIAVSAAPRRAVQLSDGRIRSREQPADVEVLAIGLSRLLEQHGQSLLLLNSLRQATRIQQQLETGRLQRRRKEAQGLIGRYAALKATGVAANPLLLLDLAGGFACDAALVRQLCSLYGLPLGGPAARKLIRQLTGQNALLGGAQLGLQVVLGSLRQLLLLAAPFSAGLTLAPAAPVALAQAALAVHTTRRTGRMTARWLLEERGRGRRLQPGPATLMRRLAQSDHGIVELMQEWPQPQTRPPLPSLLP, encoded by the coding sequence ATGAGTGCCATGAACGAGCGCTGTCGAGATCTGCTGCAAGGTTGGAGAGACAAGCTGGAACTGAATCAAAGAGAACAGAGACTTCTGTTCGGTGCACTGCAGCTTCTGGATTGCCAGCTGGATCGCCTAGAGCAAAACAGGCTTCGAATCTCGGTGTTCGGCCGGGTCGGCGTCGGCAAGTCCAGCCTGGTGAATGCTCTGATTGGCCAGCAGCTGATGGCCACTGATGTGGCCCACGGCTGCACACGTCAGCAACGGGCCGTGGCCTGGCCAAGACCTGTTCCAGGACTGCAGACAGTGGAACTGGTGGACACCCCTGGCATCGACGAGGTGGACGGTCCCGCTCGGGCACGACTCGCGGCCAGGGTTGCCCTGCATACCGATCTAGTGCTTCTTGTGCTGGATGCAGACATCACGCGAGTGGAACTGGAGGCCCTGGAGACACTGCAAACCATGGGCAAGCCGGTGCTGACGGTGCTGAACCGAAGCGACTGCTGGCCAGAGGATCAACTGCCGGATCTACTGCGCAGCATCCACAGCCGACTCCCCGCAGGACTGCCGGCTCCAATCGCGGTTTCAGCCGCACCGCGCCGAGCTGTTCAACTCAGCGATGGTCGAATCCGCAGCCGCGAACAACCGGCCGATGTGGAAGTACTAGCGATCGGGCTCAGTCGTCTGTTGGAACAACACGGCCAAAGCCTGCTGTTGCTCAACAGCCTTAGGCAGGCCACACGAATTCAGCAGCAGTTGGAGACGGGGAGATTGCAGCGTCGCCGGAAGGAAGCCCAGGGGCTGATCGGGCGCTATGCCGCACTCAAGGCCACCGGCGTCGCTGCCAACCCGCTGCTGCTTTTGGATCTAGCTGGGGGGTTCGCCTGTGATGCGGCCCTTGTGCGTCAGCTTTGCTCCCTGTATGGCCTTCCTCTTGGGGGACCAGCGGCCCGCAAATTGATCCGCCAGCTGACTGGACAAAACGCACTGCTGGGTGGAGCACAGCTTGGACTCCAAGTGGTTTTGGGCTCGTTGCGCCAGCTGCTGCTGCTGGCCGCACCCTTCAGCGCTGGCCTGACACTGGCCCCTGCCGCACCAGTGGCCCTGGCCCAGGCGGCACTCGCCGTTCATACAACGCGCCGCACCGGTCGAATGACGGCACGCTGGCTTCTGGAGGAACGGGGGCGGGGTCGCCGACTTCAGCCAGGGCCAGCCACTCTGATGCGGCGGCTCGCGCAATCGGATCACGGCATTGTTGAGCTGATGCAGGAGTGGCCGCAGCCGCAGACACGTCCACCGCTGCCCTCGTTGTTGCCCTGA
- a CDS encoding nicotinate-nucleotide adenylyltransferase → MAKTTRAEIALLGTSADPPTVGHQALLEALLTQFDRVATWASDNPMKRHDAELEQRCDLLKTLVEFIANPRLQLVQDLSSPFAVNTLERAIERWPDHCLCFVVGSDLAQQIPAWKESKRLMQQCNLGIVPREGWPLEPCTLETLRQLGASARVLPLGIPAAASSQVKQKQKRQQVPECLWPLLLKHNLYGFHAPNA, encoded by the coding sequence ATGGCGAAAACAACCAGGGCTGAGATCGCACTGCTCGGGACCAGTGCCGACCCTCCGACCGTGGGGCATCAGGCGCTGCTGGAAGCGCTTCTAACCCAGTTTGACCGAGTTGCTACATGGGCTAGTGACAACCCGATGAAACGCCACGACGCAGAGCTTGAGCAGCGTTGTGACCTGCTGAAAACCCTCGTCGAATTCATCGCCAACCCCAGGCTGCAACTGGTCCAGGATCTGAGCAGCCCCTTTGCGGTCAACACACTGGAGCGGGCCATCGAACGTTGGCCTGACCATTGCCTTTGTTTTGTTGTGGGAAGCGATCTCGCCCAGCAGATCCCAGCCTGGAAAGAATCCAAGCGGTTGATGCAGCAATGCAATCTCGGCATCGTGCCCCGTGAAGGATGGCCCCTGGAACCGTGCACTCTGGAGACCCTTCGCCAGCTGGGAGCCTCTGCGCGGGTGCTGCCTCTAGGCATTCCCGCTGCTGCCAGTTCACAGGTGAAACAGAAGCAGAAACGTCAGCAGGTACCTGAATGCCTCTGGCCGCTACTGCTGAAGCACAATCTTTATGGATTTCATGCCCCCAACGCCTGA
- a CDS encoding NAD+ synthase, with the protein MRVALAQINPVVGDLLGNASRILNALDSLIETTGSQPDLLVTPELSLWGYPPRDLLFSPTHLQRQREALNTLSNGLAARQLEIALLVGVADPADDGLHPALFNAVTLVQVDGDRVVARKQLLPSYDVFDETRYFRPSLGAGLITLSSGGRDWRLGISICEDLWVDRELHGRRLVGPDPVADLIPAQIDALINCSASPFGRRKAELRRQLAARAAQRLGCPVVYVNQVGGNDELVFDGASFVIGNSCERPLLQLPDCREAIQIWNAADSVPPASHGSATTKGIQIEPQEMEALFRTLVTGVKDYAGKCGFKRVLLGLSGGIDSALVAVIAAAALGSHQVQTLLMPSPWSSEGSLRDALNLAERLGITHTIVPIENLMDSFQATLTPALESVPSGVTAENLQSRIRGTLLMAMANQHGQLLLTTGNKSELAVGYCTLYGDMNGGLAVIGDLYKSTVFALCQWIDSSEARLCRKELALPAEGELIGRAILEKPPSAELRPDQKDSDSLPDYSRLDPLLIDMIEHRLSGEQLTAAGHDPAEVQRIERLFRRAEFKRRQAAPLLKVSAQAFGSGWRLPIAAV; encoded by the coding sequence ATGCGTGTTGCCCTGGCCCAGATCAATCCTGTTGTGGGCGACCTGCTGGGCAATGCCTCCCGCATTCTGAACGCCCTCGACAGCCTGATTGAAACCACCGGTTCCCAACCGGACCTATTAGTAACGCCCGAACTATCGCTCTGGGGTTACCCGCCAAGAGATCTGCTGTTCAGCCCCACGCACCTTCAACGGCAACGGGAGGCCCTCAACACTCTCAGCAATGGCCTAGCGGCCCGTCAGCTGGAGATCGCGCTTCTGGTTGGAGTCGCTGATCCAGCAGATGATGGCTTGCATCCTGCGCTGTTCAATGCCGTCACCCTCGTTCAAGTCGATGGCGATCGCGTTGTGGCCCGCAAGCAACTGCTGCCCAGTTACGACGTCTTTGATGAAACGCGTTATTTCAGGCCGAGTCTTGGAGCAGGTCTGATCACCCTGAGCAGTGGAGGCCGCGACTGGCGACTGGGGATCAGCATCTGCGAAGACCTGTGGGTGGACCGAGAGCTTCATGGTCGTCGTCTGGTGGGACCAGACCCTGTGGCCGATCTGATCCCCGCGCAGATCGATGCACTCATCAACTGCTCAGCCTCCCCCTTTGGCCGCCGAAAAGCTGAACTACGGCGGCAGCTGGCCGCACGTGCAGCGCAGCGCCTTGGCTGCCCTGTGGTTTACGTCAACCAGGTGGGAGGCAATGACGAACTGGTGTTCGACGGCGCCAGCTTCGTGATAGGCAACAGCTGCGAGAGACCGCTTCTGCAGCTTCCGGACTGCCGTGAAGCGATACAGATTTGGAATGCCGCAGACAGCGTCCCGCCGGCGAGCCACGGATCGGCCACAACTAAGGGGATCCAGATCGAGCCTCAGGAGATGGAAGCGCTGTTCCGCACTCTGGTGACTGGAGTGAAGGACTATGCCGGCAAATGTGGCTTCAAGAGAGTCCTGCTGGGTCTGAGCGGAGGGATCGACTCTGCGCTAGTGGCGGTGATCGCGGCCGCGGCCCTTGGATCCCATCAGGTGCAAACCCTGCTGATGCCGTCGCCGTGGAGTTCGGAAGGATCACTCAGGGATGCTCTCAACCTTGCAGAGCGACTGGGAATAACCCACACCATCGTTCCGATCGAAAACTTGATGGATAGTTTCCAGGCAACACTGACCCCGGCCCTCGAGAGCGTTCCCTCAGGAGTAACAGCCGAAAATCTGCAATCGCGCATCCGCGGCACTCTGCTGATGGCCATGGCCAATCAGCACGGACAGCTTCTGCTCACCACGGGTAATAAATCGGAGCTCGCGGTGGGCTACTGCACCCTCTACGGCGATATGAACGGCGGCCTGGCCGTGATCGGCGATCTCTACAAATCAACCGTATTTGCCTTGTGCCAGTGGATCGACAGCAGCGAGGCACGCTTGTGCCGCAAAGAACTAGCCCTCCCGGCCGAGGGAGAGCTGATCGGCAGGGCAATCCTCGAAAAACCTCCGAGTGCCGAACTACGTCCTGATCAGAAAGACAGTGACTCACTCCCGGATTACAGCCGGCTTGACCCACTGCTGATCGACATGATCGAACACCGCCTAAGTGGGGAGCAGCTAACGGCTGCTGGCCACGATCCTGCGGAGGTGCAACGGATCGAACGCCTGTTCCGGAGGGCTGAGTTCAAGCGCAGACAGGCAGCGCCGTTGTTGAAGGTGAGTGCCCAAGCGTTCGGCAGTGGCTGGCGGCTGCCGATCGCCGCCGTTTGA
- the ald gene encoding alanine dehydrogenase: MAHSVLTAPMASIGVPTEIKADEQRVALTPDAVRELVTQGLEVRIQNGAGAGAGISDDAFSAAGAKLVNREEAWAAHLVVKVKEPQPEEFNLLRDDMVLFTYLHLAAYSQVGEALLDAGTTGVAYETVQMENGSLPLLAPMSEIAGRLAAQVGSRLLERPNGGRGVLIGGCTGVRPARVVVLGAGTVGWNAARLAAAMDAEVLLLDRSPERLRSLEAERRGRLISMVSSRGLLERLVPTADLLIGAVLTPGSRAPTLVDEEMVKQMTPGSAIVDVAIDQGGCVATSRETTHTEPTLFVHGVQHYAVGNMPGAVPFTSTEALVSVTLPYILGIAGRGLEEAVTERPELLSGLNTVKGAVCHPGVAKALGVPPRHPMACLR; this comes from the coding sequence ATGGCCCATTCCGTTCTGACGGCCCCAATGGCCAGTATTGGTGTCCCTACTGAAATCAAGGCCGATGAGCAGCGTGTAGCGCTCACCCCTGACGCGGTCCGAGAACTGGTAACCCAAGGCCTTGAGGTGAGGATTCAAAACGGTGCCGGGGCCGGTGCAGGCATCAGTGACGACGCCTTCTCAGCGGCAGGAGCCAAGCTTGTGAACCGCGAGGAAGCCTGGGCCGCTCACCTAGTGGTGAAGGTGAAGGAGCCACAGCCGGAGGAGTTCAACCTTCTGCGAGACGACATGGTGCTGTTCACCTACCTACATCTGGCGGCTTACAGCCAGGTGGGAGAAGCCCTTCTGGATGCCGGCACAACAGGAGTGGCCTACGAAACGGTGCAAATGGAGAACGGAAGCCTGCCGTTGCTAGCCCCGATGAGCGAAATCGCAGGACGACTCGCAGCACAGGTGGGATCCAGACTTCTGGAACGTCCCAATGGCGGACGCGGAGTCTTGATTGGTGGTTGCACCGGCGTGCGTCCGGCCCGAGTCGTGGTGCTCGGAGCCGGCACGGTGGGCTGGAATGCGGCACGACTTGCTGCCGCGATGGATGCCGAGGTGCTGCTTCTGGATCGCTCCCCCGAGCGGTTGCGGAGCCTTGAAGCCGAACGTCGTGGGCGGCTAATCAGCATGGTGAGCAGTCGCGGACTGCTGGAGCGCCTGGTTCCAACCGCGGATCTACTGATTGGCGCCGTACTAACGCCCGGCAGCCGAGCACCGACGTTGGTGGATGAAGAGATGGTGAAACAGATGACGCCGGGATCTGCGATCGTCGACGTCGCCATAGACCAGGGGGGCTGTGTGGCCACAAGCCGTGAGACCACCCATACCGAACCAACGTTGTTCGTCCATGGCGTGCAGCACTACGCCGTTGGCAATATGCCTGGAGCGGTGCCCTTCACCTCCACTGAGGCCCTGGTGAGCGTGACATTGCCCTACATCCTTGGCATCGCAGGCCGAGGCCTCGAGGAGGCCGTCACCGAGCGTCCTGAGCTGCTTTCGGGGCTGAACACCGTCAAGGGAGCGGTCTGTCATCCAGGGGTCGCCAAAGCCCTGGGGGTTCCGCCGCGGCACCCGATGGCCTGCCTGCGCTGA
- a CDS encoding YchJ family protein produces MALGFAKAPTGPCPCGSGFKLDQCCGPLHAGRLRAVTAEQLMRSRYSAYALAQVEYLIVTHPNAAGTSAERRRELRVSCRQTRWHGLKVLATHAGGSDDLEGTVCFEALFSAGGARQVLRENSLFRRRDGQATGEWLYICPLD; encoded by the coding sequence ATGGCATTGGGCTTTGCCAAGGCACCAACTGGGCCATGTCCGTGTGGCAGCGGTTTCAAGCTGGATCAGTGCTGCGGTCCTCTGCACGCAGGAAGACTGCGGGCGGTGACTGCGGAGCAATTGATGCGATCTCGCTACAGCGCGTACGCGCTCGCGCAGGTCGAATATTTGATCGTCACCCATCCAAATGCGGCTGGGACATCTGCTGAGAGACGGCGTGAGCTGCGTGTTAGTTGCCGGCAGACCCGATGGCATGGCCTCAAAGTGCTGGCTACCCATGCCGGTGGCTCTGATGATCTGGAAGGGACCGTGTGTTTTGAGGCCCTTTTCAGCGCCGGTGGAGCAAGGCAGGTGTTGAGGGAAAACTCGCTGTTTCGCAGGCGTGATGGTCAAGCAACAGGCGAATGGCTTTATATCTGTCCGTTGGATTAA
- a CDS encoding DUF3326 domain-containing protein, whose protein sequence is MTLSVAPMPTLMVVPTGIGCEIGGFAGDALPSARLLAAASGCLITHPNVVNGASLYWRDPRIHYVEGYALDRFASADWGLRPRRSQRIGLLLDSGIESDLVVRHRQVAEGCRASLGLDINAVISTDEPLGVHLAAGDSGTSWGTLDRPDVLLRAAERLKAAGSTAIAVVARFPDDHTSEALTAYRHGRGVDVLAGAEAVISHLLVRHLQIPCAHAPALDALPLDVDLDPRAAGEELGYTFLACVLVGLSRAPDLLDLSSDCSIAPDDLVADQLGAVVVPDGALGGEAVLACLERDVPVITVSNPGMLVVSAESLGVGYQVLKAASYAEAAGLLVALREGIASSSLVRPFPALRDLN, encoded by the coding sequence ATGACGCTGTCAGTGGCACCGATGCCCACGCTGATGGTCGTGCCGACGGGCATCGGCTGTGAGATCGGTGGGTTTGCTGGTGATGCCCTACCGAGTGCACGTCTGCTGGCAGCGGCTAGCGGTTGTCTGATCACCCATCCCAATGTGGTCAATGGTGCCTCGCTGTACTGGCGGGATCCGCGCATTCACTATGTCGAGGGTTATGCACTCGATCGTTTTGCCTCAGCTGATTGGGGTCTGCGCCCCAGGCGTAGTCAGCGCATCGGGCTGTTGCTGGATTCAGGCATTGAATCGGATCTGGTGGTGCGACATCGTCAGGTCGCGGAGGGCTGCAGGGCCAGTCTTGGCCTTGATATCAATGCGGTGATCAGCACCGATGAGCCTCTGGGTGTGCACCTAGCGGCTGGGGACAGCGGCACCAGTTGGGGCACCTTGGATCGCCCAGATGTTCTTCTTAGAGCGGCAGAACGCCTTAAGGCCGCTGGGTCAACCGCCATTGCTGTGGTGGCGCGTTTCCCTGATGATCACACCAGTGAGGCGTTGACGGCTTACCGCCACGGCAGGGGCGTGGATGTTCTCGCTGGAGCGGAAGCCGTGATCAGTCATCTGCTGGTCCGGCATTTGCAGATTCCCTGCGCCCATGCTCCAGCGCTAGATGCTTTGCCCCTTGACGTTGACCTTGACCCCCGCGCTGCCGGCGAGGAGTTGGGCTACACATTTCTCGCCTGTGTGCTGGTCGGGCTCAGTCGGGCTCCAGATCTGCTGGATCTCTCCTCAGACTGTTCGATTGCGCCGGATGATCTCGTTGCCGACCAGTTGGGCGCTGTTGTGGTGCCGGATGGTGCGCTGGGAGGGGAGGCTGTGCTTGCTTGCCTGGAACGGGATGTTCCAGTCATCACCGTCAGCAACCCAGGCATGTTGGTGGTGAGTGCGGAGTCCCTTGGCGTGGGGTATCAGGTGCTGAAGGCCGCCTCTTATGCCGAAGCAGCCGGCTTGTTGGTCGCCTTGCGAGAGGGCATCGCCAGTTCCTCTCTTGTGCGTCCTTTTCCTGCTTTGCGGGACCTGAATTAA
- a CDS encoding 2Fe-2S iron-sulfur cluster-binding protein, which translates to MSDTTPAVYAITIELDGQQHHFQCRDNQTVLSAAEAAGVPVPSSCRAGVCTTCAARIQEGDVHQPDAMGVKEELRNEGFALLCVSFPRSDLIAAAGQEDALYQAQFGQYQS; encoded by the coding sequence ATGAGCGACACCACTCCAGCTGTTTATGCCATCACCATTGAGCTTGATGGCCAGCAACATCATTTTCAGTGCCGAGATAATCAGACCGTTTTGTCCGCTGCGGAGGCCGCTGGAGTGCCAGTGCCCAGTTCCTGCCGCGCGGGAGTTTGCACCACCTGCGCTGCACGTATTCAAGAAGGTGATGTCCATCAGCCTGACGCGATGGGTGTCAAGGAGGAGCTTCGCAACGAGGGCTTTGCTCTTCTCTGCGTTTCGTTTCCACGTTCTGATCTCATCGCGGCTGCAGGACAGGAGGATGCGCTTTATCAGGCTCAGTTTGGGCAGTACCAATCGTGA
- a CDS encoding F0F1 ATP synthase subunit gamma codes for MANLKEIRDRIKSVKNTRKITEAMRLVAAAKVRRAQEQVLRSRPFADRLARLLENLQARMRFEDADAPLLEQRNVEAITLVAVTGDRGLCGGYNASIIKRTEMRFAELQGKGYKVDLVLIGRKAISYFTNRSYPIQATFTGLEQVPTADEAGSIANEVFAEFLSESTDRVEIIYTKFINLVSCNPVVQTLLPLDPQGIAEADDEIFRLTTKDGELRVESGAGPTNTQPQLPSDIVFEQSPDQLLNALLPLYLQNQLLRSLQEAAASELASRMMAMNNASDNAKALAKTLTLDYNKARQAAITQEILEVVGGAAAMA; via the coding sequence ATGGCAAATCTGAAGGAGATCCGAGATCGGATCAAATCTGTCAAGAACACCCGCAAGATCACCGAGGCCATGCGCCTCGTGGCTGCGGCCAAAGTGCGGCGTGCGCAGGAACAGGTCCTGCGCAGTCGTCCATTTGCTGATCGGCTCGCACGATTGCTTGAAAACCTTCAAGCACGCATGCGGTTCGAGGATGCGGATGCTCCCCTGCTCGAGCAGCGCAATGTTGAAGCCATCACTCTTGTTGCTGTCACCGGTGACCGTGGTCTCTGTGGCGGCTACAACGCCAGCATCATCAAACGCACCGAGATGCGTTTCGCTGAGCTTCAGGGCAAGGGATACAAGGTTGATCTAGTTCTGATTGGTCGGAAAGCCATCAGTTATTTCACGAATCGGAGCTACCCCATCCAGGCCACCTTCACTGGTCTTGAACAGGTTCCGACAGCGGACGAAGCAGGATCAATCGCTAATGAAGTGTTCGCGGAGTTTCTTTCCGAGAGCACCGATCGTGTGGAGATCATTTACACCAAGTTCATTAACCTGGTGAGTTGCAATCCTGTTGTCCAGACTCTGCTTCCCCTTGATCCTCAAGGGATTGCAGAGGCTGACGACGAGATCTTCCGCCTCACGACCAAAGATGGAGAGCTCCGGGTTGAGTCGGGCGCAGGTCCGACCAATACTCAGCCTCAGTTGCCTTCTGACATTGTGTTTGAGCAGAGCCCTGACCAGCTGCTCAATGCCCTTCTGCCCCTTTATCTGCAGAACCAGCTGCTGAGGTCTCTTCAGGAAGCTGCGGCCTCTGAGTTGGCAAGCCGAATGATGGCGATGAACAATGCCAGCGACAACGCCAAGGCTCTGGCCAAGACGCTCACCCTTGATTACAACAAGGCTCGCCAGGCGGCCATTACTCAGGAAATTCTTGAGGTGGTGGGTGGCGCCGCTGCAATGGCTTGA
- the atpA gene encoding F0F1 ATP synthase subunit alpha yields the protein MVSIRPDEISAILKQQIEDYDKSVSVSNVGSVLQVGDGIARVYGLQEVMAGELIEFEDGTEGIALNLEDDNVGAVLMGEGLGIQEGSTVRATGKIASVPVGDALLGRVVNSLGAPLDGKGDLATNETRLIESPAPGIIQRKSVHEPMQTGITAIDAMIPIGRGQRELIIGDRQTGKSAIAIDTILNQADQDVICVYVAIGQKAANVAQVTEVLRERGALDYTVIVAANASDPAALQYLAPYTGASIAEAFMYKGKATLVIYDDLSKQAQAYRQMSLLLRRPPGREAYPGDVFYCHSRLLERAAKLSDAMGKGSMTALPIIETQAGDVSAYIPTNVISITDGQVFLSSDLFNSGLRPAINVGISVSRVGGAAQTKAIKKIAGTLKLELAQFDELAAFSQFASDLDAATQKQLGRGKRLRELLKQPQFSPLILAEQVAIVYAGVKGLIDDVPEDQVVQFSRELREYLKSNKPEFIKQVQDEKVLSPESETLLKEAIAEVTSTMLASAN from the coding sequence ATGGTTTCCATCCGTCCCGACGAGATCAGCGCGATTCTCAAACAGCAGATCGAGGACTACGACAAGTCTGTTTCTGTCAGCAACGTTGGTTCTGTCCTGCAGGTGGGTGATGGTATCGCCCGCGTTTATGGCCTTCAAGAAGTGATGGCTGGCGAACTCATTGAGTTCGAAGATGGCACTGAAGGCATTGCCCTCAATCTTGAAGATGACAATGTCGGCGCCGTGCTGATGGGTGAAGGCCTCGGTATTCAGGAGGGCAGCACCGTCCGCGCGACCGGCAAGATCGCATCCGTCCCTGTTGGTGACGCTCTGTTGGGCCGAGTCGTTAATTCCCTGGGGGCTCCCCTCGACGGCAAAGGTGATCTCGCAACCAATGAGACCCGTCTGATTGAGTCTCCAGCTCCCGGCATCATTCAGCGCAAGTCGGTGCATGAACCCATGCAGACTGGAATTACAGCGATCGACGCCATGATTCCCATTGGTCGTGGCCAGCGTGAGCTGATTATTGGTGACCGTCAGACCGGTAAATCAGCTATCGCGATCGACACCATCCTGAATCAGGCCGATCAGGACGTGATTTGTGTGTATGTCGCCATCGGTCAAAAAGCTGCAAACGTTGCCCAGGTAACGGAAGTCCTGCGAGAGCGCGGCGCACTGGATTACACGGTGATCGTTGCTGCTAACGCCTCTGATCCTGCAGCGTTGCAGTATCTCGCTCCCTACACGGGTGCTTCGATCGCTGAAGCCTTTATGTACAAGGGCAAGGCCACCCTTGTTATTTACGACGATCTCTCTAAGCAAGCCCAGGCTTATCGTCAAATGTCGCTGCTGCTCCGTCGTCCGCCCGGTCGTGAGGCTTATCCCGGCGATGTGTTTTATTGCCACAGCCGTTTGCTCGAGCGAGCTGCCAAGTTGTCCGATGCGATGGGCAAGGGTTCTATGACGGCTCTGCCGATCATTGAGACCCAGGCAGGTGATGTCTCCGCCTACATCCCCACCAACGTGATTTCGATCACCGACGGTCAGGTGTTCCTCAGTTCCGATCTCTTCAATTCGGGTCTGCGCCCTGCCATCAATGTTGGTATCTCAGTGAGCAGGGTTGGTGGTGCTGCCCAGACCAAGGCCATCAAGAAAATCGCCGGCACCCTGAAGTTGGAGCTCGCTCAGTTCGACGAACTGGCTGCGTTCTCCCAGTTCGCTTCCGATCTTGACGCTGCAACACAGAAACAGCTAGGCCGCGGCAAGCGGTTGCGTGAGCTTCTCAAGCAGCCTCAGTTCAGTCCGCTGATCCTGGCTGAGCAGGTCGCCATTGTTTACGCCGGCGTCAAGGGTCTGATTGACGATGTCCCCGAGGATCAAGTGGTCCAATTCTCCCGGGAGCTTCGCGAGTACCTGAAGAGCAACAAGCCTGAGTTTATTAAGCAAGTTCAGGACGAGAAGGTGCTCAGCCCTGAGTCAGAAACCTTGCTCAAGGAGGCCATTGCCGAAGTCACCTCCACCATGTTGGCTTCCGCCAACTGA
- the atpH gene encoding ATP synthase F1 subunit delta produces MPLLNTLATPYAEALLQVTNARNESEDVAAQCKELIALWDSSEPLRDAMTSPVLEPLAKKKALEQLLSQQIQPSLLNLLKVLADRYRLTAFDAVLGRYLELYRESRKISLAHVRSAQALTDTQKASLTAKVQSMVGSGSVEIDLTIDPSLIGGFVINVGSQVIDASLSGQVRRLGLSLAKAG; encoded by the coding sequence ATGCCCCTTCTCAATACCCTGGCCACTCCTTACGCCGAAGCGTTGTTGCAGGTGACTAATGCTCGCAATGAGTCAGAGGATGTGGCGGCCCAGTGCAAAGAGCTCATTGCTCTCTGGGACAGCAGTGAGCCACTGCGGGATGCCATGACCTCTCCTGTGCTTGAGCCACTGGCCAAGAAGAAAGCTCTCGAGCAGCTTCTGAGTCAGCAGATTCAACCTTCATTGCTGAATCTGCTCAAGGTGCTCGCCGATCGATACCGCCTTACTGCTTTTGATGCCGTACTGGGTCGGTATCTCGAGCTTTACCGCGAATCCCGCAAGATCTCACTTGCGCATGTCCGCTCGGCTCAGGCCCTGACTGATACCCAGAAGGCATCGCTGACCGCCAAGGTTCAGTCCATGGTTGGCAGCGGCTCCGTCGAAATTGATCTCACCATCGATCCGAGCCTGATTGGTGGATTCGTCATCAACGTGGGCTCTCAGGTCATCGACGCTAGCCTTTCTGGCCAAGTCAGGCGACTCGGTCTCTCGCTTGCTAAGGCGGGCTGA
- a CDS encoding F0F1 ATP synthase subunit B — translation MMSLVTLFAAEGGFAINLNPLETNLINLVIVIGLLVYFLKGLLGGILERRRESILKELNDAEDRLKTATTELSKAQADLGSAKEKAERIRADGKARAQSIRVDGEQRTIEAMAALKQDALADLNAEGARLTEQLRREAALAAIDKVMADLPGRLDASAQARLIDASINNLEDA, via the coding sequence ATGATGTCTCTTGTCACTTTGTTTGCTGCAGAGGGTGGTTTCGCGATCAACCTCAATCCTCTTGAGACAAACCTGATCAATCTGGTCATTGTCATCGGGTTGCTTGTTTATTTCCTCAAGGGATTGTTGGGCGGCATTCTTGAACGTCGTCGTGAGTCGATTCTCAAGGAATTGAACGACGCTGAAGATCGTCTCAAAACTGCCACCACAGAACTGAGCAAGGCGCAGGCTGATCTGGGTTCTGCCAAAGAAAAAGCTGAGAGGATTCGCGCTGATGGCAAAGCCAGGGCTCAGTCCATCCGAGTCGATGGTGAGCAACGCACTATCGAGGCGATGGCAGCACTGAAGCAGGATGCCCTCGCTGATTTGAACGCTGAAGGTGCACGTCTTACCGAGCAGCTACGGCGCGAAGCTGCACTGGCTGCCATCGACAAAGTGATGGCTGATCTGCCCGGACGTCTCGATGCTTCGGCCCAAGCCCGTCTTATCGACGCCTCCATCAACAATCTGGAGGATGCCTGA
- a CDS encoding F0F1 ATP synthase subunit B', protein MTWLLLAEAAVPEGGLFDLDATLPLMAVQVVLLTFLLNSLFFRPVGKVVEDREGYISTSLADAKQKLEQVQRLEAELTEQLRGARQAAQAAILEAEQEVDNLYREAIATTEADATRTREKARREIEAQREQAQSQLMGKVDEFSATIIQRLLAVS, encoded by the coding sequence ATGACCTGGCTTCTGCTTGCTGAAGCAGCGGTGCCGGAGGGAGGTCTTTTTGACCTCGATGCCACCCTGCCTTTAATGGCTGTTCAGGTGGTTCTCCTGACCTTCCTGCTTAATTCTCTCTTCTTCCGTCCGGTCGGCAAGGTCGTGGAAGATCGTGAGGGATACATCTCCACAAGCCTTGCTGATGCCAAGCAGAAGCTTGAGCAAGTCCAGCGTCTTGAGGCTGAACTCACTGAACAACTACGAGGTGCTCGCCAGGCCGCTCAGGCCGCGATTCTCGAAGCTGAACAGGAGGTCGACAATCTGTATCGCGAAGCTATCGCGACAACAGAGGCCGATGCCACTCGTACGAGGGAAAAAGCCCGCCGTGAGATTGAGGCACAGCGAGAACAGGCTCAGTCGCAGCTCATGGGCAAAGTCGATGAGTTCAGCGCAACGATCATTCAACGTCTGTTGGCCGTTTCATGA